A single genomic interval of Spinacia oleracea cultivar Varoflay chromosome 6, BTI_SOV_V1, whole genome shotgun sequence harbors:
- the LOC110805843 gene encoding proteinaceous RNase P 2, with amino-acid sequence MKKKRTQESQLQYELGTCSKQNDLTKAISLYNSALSQNLLLSHHHFNSILHLCSSPDSLSSPNKSFALENGFRVYEQMQSNNIPPTEATITQVARLAAARNDPNFAFELIKSAKDKGVLPRLRTYGPALLGYCDNLRAEEAYCVEEHMRGNGVRLEEGELSALLRVSVEVGRAEKVYEYLGKLRGVVRGVSEETAGVVEKWFQGAKAAEVGIEEWDVGEVKEVREKCGGGWHGIGWLGKGPWEVKRVNVGGNGGCCGCGERLVCVDIDCGETERFAQSIAGLAMEREVKCDFKSFMEWIDNHSDYVAIVDGANIGLYQQNFADGGFSVAQSSFEAVVMELYTRNKKWPLIVLHKKRLRAFQGNPSSQKLLEEWLAQGTLYATPSGSNDDWYWLYVAVKMKCLLVTNDEMRDHIFELLGSSFFLQWKERHQVHYTFAKGVPNLKMPPKYSILMQESERGSWHIPIASENTDELSRSWLCITKLSSFSSNSGEQMHIPLNKCNNGGQDCLYSSGNGVSSLTGKRKEREPSPSGLH; translated from the exons atGAAGAAGAAACGCACCCAAGAATCCCAACTACAATACGAACTAGGAACATGTTCAAAGCAAAACGATCTCACAAAAGCAATCTCTCTCTACAATTCAGCTTTGTCCCAAAACCTCCTATTATCTCACCACCACTTCAATTCAATACTCCACTTATGTTCATCTCcagattctctctcctcccctaaCAAATCCTTCGCCCTCGAAAATGGCTTTCGGGTTTACGAACAAATGCAATCCAACAACATCCCACCAACCGAGGCCACGATTACCCAGGTTGCGCGCCTCGCTGCTGCAAGAAATGACCCTAATTTTGCATTTGAGTTGATTAAGAGTGCCAAGGATAAAGGGGTTTTGCCGCGGCTGCGGACTTACGGACCTGCATTGTTGGGGTATTGTGATAATTTAAGAGCGGAGGAAGCGTATTGCGTGGAGGAGCATATGAGAGGTAATGGGGTGAGGTTAGAGGAGGGAGAATTGAGTGCCCTTTTGAGGGTTAGTGTTGAAGTAGGGAGGGCGGAGAAGGTGTATGAGTATTTGGGTAAGTTGAGGGGGGTGGTGAGGGGTGTGAGTGAGGAGACTGCTGGGGTTGTGGAGAAGTGGTTTCAAGGGGCGAAGGCCGCCGAGGTGGGTATTGAGGAGTGGGATGTTGGAGAGGTGAAGGAAGTGAGGGAGAAGTGTGGGGGTGGGTGGCATGGGATAGGGTGGTTAGGGAAGGGGCCTTGGGAGGTGAAGAGGGTGAATGTGGGGGGTAATGGAGGGTGTTGTGGGTGTGGGGAGAGGTTGGTTTGTGTCGATATCGATTGTGGGGAGACGGAGAGGTTTGCTCAATCGATTGCTGGTTTGGCTATGGAGAGGGAGGTTAAGTGTGATTTCAAGAGCTTTATG GAGTGGATTGATAACCATTCTGACTATGTGGCTATAGTAGATGGAGCAAATATTGGGCTTTATCAACAGAATTTTGCTGACGGGGGGTTCAGTGTTGCACAG AGCAGCTTTGAAGCTGTAGTAATGGAGTTGTATACTAGGAACAAAAAGTGGCCTTTAATTGTCCTGCATAAGAAACGTCTACGGGCATTCCAGGGTAACCCTTCCAGTCAAAAGCTGCTTGAGGAGTGGTTAGCTCAAGGCACACTCTACGCAACACCTAGTGGATCAAATGATGATTG GTATTGGCTATATGTTGCTGTGAAGATGAAGTGCTTGCTTGTTACAAATGATGAAATGCGTGATCATATATTTGAACTCCTTGGGAGCAGCTTTTTTCTTCAGTGGAAGGAAAGGCATCAA GTCCATTATACTTTTGCGAAAGGAGTTCCAAACCTTAAAATGCCTCCAAAATACTCTATTCTTATGCAG GAATCAGAGAGAGGATCTTGGCACATCCCAATAGCCAGTGAAAACACTGATGAGTTGTCGAGAAGTTGGCTATGCATCACCAAGTTGAGTAGTTTCAGCTCTAACTCGGGTGAACAGATGCATATTCCCCTCAACAAATGCAACAATGGAGGCCAAGATTGTCTTTACAGTTCTGGAAATGGGGTTTCATCTCTGACTGGTaaaaggaaggagagagaaccGTCTCCTTCAGGGCTGCATTAG